The following nucleotide sequence is from Actinomycetota bacterium.
CACCTGGGCGCAGGCCTTCTCGCTGTGCCCTAGGCCACCGTGAGCCTTTGCGCGCCCCCGGAAGGCCTCCATGCGGTGCAGGGGCACGGGGTAATAGACCGCCGTTGCTATGCCCCTTTCCCGCAGGTGTTCCGCGAGCTCGTCCCTTCTTCCCTCCCCCACCAGGACGGTGTACTGGTTGTAGGTGGGAAGGGCGCCTTGGGGGTGGGTGAGCACGGTTATTCCCTCGATGTCCCGGAGCGCCCGGTCGTAGAGGGCGGCGATCCTTCTCCT
It contains:
- a CDS encoding DegT/DnrJ/EryC1/StrS family aminotransferase; its protein translation is RRRIAALYDRALRDIEGITVLTHPQGALPTYNQYTVLVGEGRRDELAEHLRERGIATAVYYPVPLHRMEAFRGRAKAHGGLGHSEKACAQVLSLPVDPLLEPGEAESVTTAVMEWASKKGG